The following are encoded in a window of Streptococcus pasteurianus genomic DNA:
- the pfkA gene encoding 6-phosphofructokinase encodes MKRIAVLTSGGDAPGMNAAVRAVVRKAIKEGMEVFGINRGYAGMVEGDIFPLDAQSVSNTLSHGGTFLQSARYPEFATLEGQLAGIEQLKKHGIEGVVVIGGDGSYHGAMRLTEHGFPAVGIPGTIDNDIAGTDYTIGFDTAVNTAMEALDKIRDTSFSHKRTFVVEVMGRNAGDIALWSGIAAGADQIIIPEEKYDIKDVVAKVKDGYENKGKERHLIVLAEGVMHAEKFAELMKEAGDTSDLRATNLGHILRGGAPSPRDRVLASWMGAHAVELLLEGRGGLAVGIHNEELVESPILGTKEEGALFSLAEDGSIIVNMPHKARLDFAKLNRDIAHL; translated from the coding sequence ATGAAACGTATTGCTGTTTTAACTAGTGGCGGCGACGCTCCTGGTATGAATGCTGCTGTTCGTGCAGTTGTTCGTAAAGCAATTAAAGAAGGAATGGAAGTTTTCGGAATCAACCGTGGCTATGCTGGTATGGTTGAAGGCGATATCTTCCCATTGGATGCTCAAAGTGTGTCAAATACCTTGTCACATGGTGGGACATTCCTTCAATCTGCTCGTTATCCTGAGTTTGCAACTCTTGAAGGACAATTAGCAGGTATCGAACAACTTAAAAAACACGGTATTGAAGGTGTCGTTGTTATCGGTGGTGATGGTTCTTATCATGGTGCTATGCGCTTGACTGAACATGGTTTTCCAGCTGTCGGTATTCCAGGTACAATTGATAACGATATCGCTGGTACAGATTATACTATTGGCTTTGACACAGCTGTTAACACAGCTATGGAAGCTCTTGATAAAATCCGTGATACATCATTCAGTCACAAACGTACTTTCGTTGTCGAAGTAATGGGACGTAACGCTGGTGATATCGCTCTTTGGTCTGGTATTGCTGCAGGTGCTGACCAAATCATCATCCCTGAAGAAAAATACGACATTAAAGACGTTGTTGCAAAAGTTAAAGATGGTTATGAAAACAAAGGTAAAGAACGTCACCTTATCGTTCTTGCTGAAGGTGTTATGCATGCCGAAAAATTCGCTGAATTGATGAAAGAAGCTGGAGATACTAGTGACCTTCGTGCTACAAACCTTGGTCACATCCTTCGTGGTGGTGCTCCATCACCTCGTGATCGTGTTCTTGCTTCTTGGATGGGGGCACACGCCGTTGAACTTCTTCTTGAAGGACGCGGTGGACTTGCTGTTGGTATCCACAACGAAGAATTGGTAGAAAGCCCAATCCTTGGAACAAAAGAAGAAGGTGCTTTGTTCTCATTGGCAGAAGATGGAAGCATTATTGTCAACATGCCTCACAAAGCACGCCTTGACTTTGCTAAATTAAACCGTGACATTGCTCACTTATAG